A genomic window from Xenorhabdus cabanillasii includes:
- the ybfF gene encoding esterase — MKSNNQLNYHLHKPENPLSSTPIILIHGLFGDLNNLGILGRDLQQYYPVIQIDVRNHGISPRSENMDYRDMAQDVLALLNELLDELNVPKAIIIGHSMGGKIAMSMTAIAPERIEKIVVIDIAPVAYQVRQHDGIFAALNKVTEAGVQTRQAATDIMRQNIQEDGVIQFLLKSFHQGEWKFNLPVLQKEYEKIIGWETIPAWHKPALFIRGGNSDYITEEYRQDIIRQFPKANAWIVAGAGHWVHAEKPEAVLRAIHRFLGTE, encoded by the coding sequence ATGAAGTCAAACAATCAATTAAATTATCATTTACACAAACCGGAAAACCCGCTGTCTTCCACACCAATTATTCTTATCCATGGGCTTTTTGGTGATTTAAACAATTTGGGGATATTAGGTCGCGATTTACAACAATATTATCCGGTTATTCAAATTGACGTGCGCAATCACGGTATTTCTCCCCGGTCGGAAAACATGGATTACCGCGATATGGCTCAGGATGTTTTAGCACTTCTTAATGAACTACTTGATGAGCTGAATGTGCCGAAGGCTATCATTATAGGACATTCTATGGGTGGCAAAATTGCGATGAGTATGACAGCAATTGCCCCGGAACGAATTGAAAAGATTGTAGTCATTGACATCGCACCCGTGGCTTATCAGGTTCGGCAACATGACGGCATTTTCGCAGCACTGAACAAAGTTACCGAAGCCGGAGTACAAACCCGGCAGGCAGCAACAGATATAATGCGACAGAATATTCAGGAAGATGGTGTGATCCAGTTTTTGCTGAAATCCTTCCACCAGGGAGAATGGAAGTTCAACCTGCCTGTATTGCAAAAAGAGTATGAAAAGATTATCGGTTGGGAAACGATCCCTGCATGGCATAAACCTGCCCTGTTTATTCGTGGTGGAAATTCAGATTACATTACCGAGGAATATCGGCAGGATATTATCAGACAATTCCCAAAAGCTAACGCATGGATAGTAGCTGGTGCCGGTCATTGGGTTCATGCAGAAAAACCCGAAGCCGTACTCAGGGCAATTCATCGATTTTTAGGAACAGAATAA
- the seqA gene encoding replication initiation negative regulator SeqA, whose amino-acid sequence MKTIEVDEDLYRFIASQTLHIGESASDILRRILKLDAGQPVQTIQSASEPVPVDKIPAVRSRDTVRVMRELLLSDEYAEKKKSVERFMLVLSALYNLDSENFSKATEEMHGRTRIYFAGDEHTLLASGKQTKPRHISGTPFWVITNTNTDRKRSMIEHVMQSMSFPANLIEKVCGTI is encoded by the coding sequence ATGAAAACGATAGAAGTTGATGAAGACCTTTACCGCTTTATTGCAAGCCAAACCCTGCATATCGGTGAAAGTGCATCTGATATTTTACGGCGCATATTAAAATTGGACGCCGGGCAGCCAGTACAAACTATACAGTCTGCCAGCGAGCCTGTACCTGTCGATAAAATACCAGCTGTACGTTCCCGTGATACTGTTCGTGTTATGCGCGAATTATTGCTTTCTGATGAATATGCTGAAAAGAAAAAATCCGTTGAGCGTTTCATGTTAGTGTTGTCTGCATTGTATAATTTGGACAGTGAAAATTTCTCCAAAGCAACAGAAGAGATGCACGGTCGTACCCGCATTTATTTTGCAGGCGATGAACATACGTTGCTGGCCAGTGGTAAGCAGACCAAACCACGTCATATCTCCGGCACACCTTTTTGGGTGATCACTAATACTAATACTGACCGTAAACGCAGCATGATTGAACATGTTATGCAGAGTATGAGTTTTCCTGCAAATTTGATTGAAAAGGTGTGTGGCACAATCTAG